One genomic region from Desertifilum tharense IPPAS B-1220 encodes:
- a CDS encoding Npun_R2821/Npun_R2822 family protein — MDGICTLCNDRMFDQLVALLNSIEVIYGSQMPVCIFPYDEQTEKIAAEIAKRPQVFIYDDQESIDRWDEFMRQARPDKMDSTKKFRLYGSHRRFCAFDGPFDKFVYMDADILLLDTLDLIFAKLDEYDCVTYDFQFYHPEFVYNVQSPKLLEVFDENRLRNEIFCAGFYASKRGLFDETERRWLIEQLQAGEAEIFKTTGHDQPVANYMFMRTNKRICNLSHVLPEGTATGCTVTSKHFEEKDHALYDNGNRVTYLHYVGISPRIPEAICAGENLKLPYRDLFLHYRFLHEPEKRPVFSEPPPEKPKAPPSLLKRAMNKLKLLR; from the coding sequence ATGGACGGTATCTGTACGCTGTGTAACGACCGCATGTTCGACCAACTGGTCGCCTTGCTCAATAGTATAGAGGTCATCTATGGGTCGCAAATGCCGGTTTGCATTTTTCCCTACGACGAACAGACCGAGAAAATAGCCGCTGAAATTGCCAAGCGTCCCCAGGTTTTTATCTACGACGACCAAGAATCAATCGACCGTTGGGATGAGTTTATGCGGCAAGCTCGTCCGGATAAAATGGATAGTACCAAAAAATTTCGCCTTTATGGTTCCCATCGCCGCTTTTGTGCGTTTGATGGGCCGTTTGATAAGTTTGTCTACATGGATGCGGATATCCTTTTATTGGATACTCTGGATCTGATTTTTGCTAAGTTGGATGAATATGACTGCGTTACTTACGATTTTCAGTTCTATCATCCCGAATTTGTCTATAACGTTCAATCTCCCAAACTGCTAGAAGTCTTTGACGAAAACCGCCTCCGCAATGAAATTTTCTGTGCGGGTTTCTATGCGTCTAAGCGGGGGTTATTTGACGAAACAGAACGCCGCTGGTTAATTGAACAGTTACAAGCCGGAGAAGCAGAAATCTTTAAAACGACGGGTCATGACCAGCCCGTTGCTAATTATATGTTCATGCGGACGAATAAGCGCATTTGCAATTTGTCCCACGTTCTCCCAGAAGGAACCGCAACCGGATGTACGGTGACATCTAAGCATTTTGAAGAGAAAGACCATGCTCTCTACGATAATGGCAATCGCGTGACGTATTTGCACTATGTTGGCATTTCACCGCGCATTCCCGAAGCCATTTGCGCTGGAGAAAATCTCAAATTACCGTACCGCGACTTATTTTTACACTATCGCTTTTTGCACGAACCCGAAAAGCGTCCTGTTTTTAGCGAACCGCCACCGGAGAAA